The genomic DNA CGGGGTATCAGTTGGCGGAAACAGAACTATGCGTCACACGCATTTCCTGTTGCCTGACTTGAATAATATCAGAAGTGGCAGACCATCTATCAAAGTGGTTAAATGAAAAAAGTTGAACTGATACGGACAGAAGAAAATTCATAAAGACTGTCGGTGCAGCAGCCGGAGCAACCCTGCTTTCCGGAGTCGGGATAGCGAAGGCAGCCGAATTGTTGAACGATAAAACGGATAAGAAAATGAAAATAGTAGTATTGACAGGAAGTCCGCGCCGGAACGGGAATACCAATCATTTGGCCGGACAATTCATCAAGGGTGCGGAAGAAGCCGGACACGAGGTGTACCATTTCGATTGCGCCCAGCGCAAGGTTTCTTCCTGCATCGCCTGCAACCGTTGCGGAATGAACGGTCAGTGTATATTCAACGACGATTTCGGGCAGCTTCGTCCGCACCTTGTGACCGCCGATATGGTGGTATTCGCCACGCCAATGTATTACTTCGGATTCTCTTCGCAGCTCAAAGCCGTGATAGACCGCTTCTATGCGCTCAACGGGCAGGTCAAGGGAAGCGAGAAACGGTCGGCCTTGCTGATGGCATACGCTGATACAGCTGCGGAAGAAGCCGAGCCGATGCTCTCGCATTACCATACGCTGCTCCGGTATTTAGGATGGAAAGACTGTGGAACGGTCGTGGCGGAGGGAATGTGGCCGACGGGTGCGGTGAATGACACGGAATACAGTCGACAGGCTTACGAATTAGGACGTAAATGTTTCGGGTAGTCATGCTACGGATTCATGTAACGATGCAATACGTTGGTTATAGAGCAGATATATCGAATTAAAACAAAACCAATATGATAACGCCCTTATTTATCGGCGGTCTGGGTATGCAGGAAATGCTACTGATCGCATTGGTCGTGCTGCTGTTCTTCGGTGGCAAGAAGATTCCCGAACTGATGAAAGGTCTCGGCAAGGGAGTACGTTCGTTCAAGGAAGGGATGAACAATATGGAGAAAGAGATCGAGGAGGAACCGGTGAAAAAAGAATAAGCGGATGGCGGCTGATACGGACAAACAATCTTTCTGGGAACATCTCGACGTGCTGCGGGCGGCTATCGTTAAGAGCCTGCTCGTGGCCGTCGTGTTCGGCGTGGCAGCATTCTGCTTCAAAGAAGAGCTGTTCGCAGTCATCCTCGCGCCCAAAGATGCAGACTTCATTACCTACCGCCTGCTCTATTCGCTCGGCGGTCTGGTGACGGAATCCGGTGCGCCGGATTTTCTCGTGAAGCTCATCAACACGGGACTGGCTGGGCAGTTCATCATCCACATGAAAGCCGCACTATGTGCAGGTGTTCTCTGTGCATCGCCATACATCCTCTACCAGTTGTTTCGCTTCGTATCGCCTGCTTTATATGTTAATGAGCGGAAATATGTGGTGCAGGTGGTCGGAGGCGGCTATGCTATGTTCGCCTTGGGTGTGGCGGTCAGCTACTTTCTGATTTTCCCGCTGACGTTCCGTTTCTTGGGAACCTATCAGGTCAGCGGTGAAGTGGAAAACATGATTGCCTTGCAATCCTACATTTCCACGCTGATGACCATGTCGTTGGCAATGGGGCTTGTTTTTGAGATACCAATTCTATCGTGGCTGTTCGCCAAACTGGGATTCCTGTCGGCCGATTTTATGCGCAAATACCGCAAACACGCCATCGTGGTTATTCTTGTGGTGGCAGCTATTATTACGCCGACTTCAGATGTATTTACGCTTTCGCTCGTGAGTCTTCCGATATGGATATTATATGAAACGAGTATTCTACTCGTGAGTAAGATTCATAATTAGTGCTATCATGTGGTTAAAATTAAAAATATCTTTCGGTTATGCCGTCTTGGCCTGCTGTTGGCATTCATCGTCTATCAGTTCCGTCAGGAGCAGATGCAAAGACACACGCTGCGCAAGGAGGAGAAGGAGCTGGTGGCGATACACCGCCTGGCTGAAAAGAGCTACATCGGTCTATTGGACCTCTCCACCCATGCCGAGATTGCCGTCATATGGAATGATGACGACCTGAGGGAATACAGCCGCAAACGCCGTGGGGTTTGTGACAGCCTGCAGCTTCTGAAGGAATATGTCCATACCCCGTTACAGAAAAGCCATATCGATTCGTTATGTCTCCTTCTTTGGAACAAGGAACTCCTTCTTGCCAAGGCGATGCATACCTTCAATGAGCTGCAAGGTATAGGTGACATTGTGCAGGAAAGCATCCCGGCCATTGTATCGACAGCCCGGAAACAGGCTGCGCGGCAAAAGGAAAATACGGTTTCTCCGGGAACCGGTGAGAGAGATACTCCCAAAAAGAAAAGAAGCATTTGGGATATCTTCCGTAGAAAAGAAAACAAATCCGCTTACCTGCAACAGAGGGAAGAGACCGAACGTAAACGGCAGTCATTATCCGCCACCCCTCCAACCGGGACGACAACACGCATGCTCCGCTCCCTGAATGAGAGGGTCGCCCTGGAACAGGCCGAAAGGCAGGCCCGGCTACTGGCACAGATGGACAGCCTGTACACCGGCAGTGTGGAGCTGAACGGGAGGATGAACAATATGGTCTCCGAATTTGAGCGGGAGAACAACGAGCGTTTTACCGCACGCTACAAGGCCTTTGTCCTTGAACGTGACAACTCCTACTATATGATAGTCGGCCTCGCCCTGTCCGTCTCCCTGCTGGCGATCATGCTGTATACCATCATCCACCGGGATCTGAACCGTCGTCTCCGGTACGAAAGGGAGCTTGAACAGTCCGACAGGAGGAATCGGGAACTGCTCCGCTCACGCAAGGAATTGATGGCCTCGGTGGCCCACGACCTGCGCGCCCCGCTGGCGGCCGTCAAAGGCTGCGCGGAGCTGTTGCCCTCGGAAAGCGACGTCAGCCGCAGGACCGGCTATCTGGACAACATCCTGCACTCGTCCGATTACATGCTCGGCCTGGTAAACACGCTGATGGAATACCACCGGATGGATGAAGGCGGGGTCCGTTCCAATGACACGCTCTTCAGCCTGAAAGTCCTGTTCGAGGAAATAGCGGACGGCCATCGGCTTGCCGCCAGGCAGAAGAACCTAATGTTCACCGTATCCTTCTCCGGTCTGGACACCATCGTCTGCTGTGACGGCTCGCATATCCGGCAAATAGCCGACAACCTGCTGTCCAACGCCCTGAAGTTTACGCCCCACGGGGAGGTGCGCCTTGAGGCGGAATACCTGTATGGGGAACTTTGCATCTCTGTCCGGGATACCGGCGTGGGAATAAGTGCAGAAGAGAAAGAACGGATATTCGGGGCGTTCGAAAGGCTGGACAACGCGCGTGGCATTCCAGGGTTCGGACTGGGGCTGGCGATCACGGCCCGGCTCGTGTCTGAAATGCGGGGCCGTGTGGAGGTAAAGAGCGTCCCCGGTGAAGGCAGCCGCTTCTCCGTTTTCCTTCCCGTGCCATCGGCCGGACAGTCCGCCCCTCTGGAAGAGAAGGTGTTTCCGGCCTGTGAACCGCCCGGCGGCATCCGTGTGCTGGTCATGGATGACGACCGCATCCAGCTGGAGATCACCCGGGAGATGCTCTCTCGCAGCCGGATTCACTGTGACTGCTGCACGGATGTCCGGGAACTGATGGACTGCCTGAAAAGGCAGGAGTATGATCTTCTGCTGACCGACATACAAATGCCCGGTGCGGACGGCTTCTCGGTCCTTGAATTGCTGAGGGACTCGAACATCCCCCGGGCGAGGGAGATTCCGGCCATAGCCGTCACGGCACATTCCGGTAGGGAAGAGGAATATCTCTCCGCAGGTTTCGCCGGATGTATCCATAAGCCTTTCTCTGCAGAAAGGCTGGTAACCGCCATCATGGGGGCATAAAAGGGAATGGGAAAGAGTGGAGGCCGGACTTCTCCCTCCTGCTTGCCGGAGAGGACAACCGGCAGGAAATGCTGGGGCTGTTTGTCAGTGA from Parabacteroides merdae ATCC 43184 includes the following:
- a CDS encoding flavodoxin family protein produces the protein MKIVVLTGSPRRNGNTNHLAGQFIKGAEEAGHEVYHFDCAQRKVSSCIACNRCGMNGQCIFNDDFGQLRPHLVTADMVVFATPMYYFGFSSQLKAVIDRFYALNGQVKGSEKRSALLMAYADTAAEEAEPMLSHYHTLLRYLGWKDCGTVVAEGMWPTGAVNDTEYSRQAYELGRKCFG
- a CDS encoding Sec-independent protein translocase subunit TatA/TatB; protein product: MITPLFIGGLGMQEMLLIALVVLLFFGGKKIPELMKGLGKGVRSFKEGMNNMEKEIEEEPVKKE
- the tatC gene encoding twin-arginine translocase subunit TatC encodes the protein MAADTDKQSFWEHLDVLRAAIVKSLLVAVVFGVAAFCFKEELFAVILAPKDADFITYRLLYSLGGLVTESGAPDFLVKLINTGLAGQFIIHMKAALCAGVLCASPYILYQLFRFVSPALYVNERKYVVQVVGGGYAMFALGVAVSYFLIFPLTFRFLGTYQVSGEVENMIALQSYISTLMTMSLAMGLVFEIPILSWLFAKLGFLSADFMRKYRKHAIVVILVVAAIITPTSDVFTLSLVSLPIWILYETSILLVSKIHN